TAGGTCAAGCATTGATACAGTGCCTTCTGTGATTTTAATGTGGCTGCCATTCTGAGGAAAAACAAAGCAAGCACAAAATGGACATTTCATACTGTCTGCTTGTTATGGCCACAGTTCAAGCGTGGCATTTCCAGTATAACAAATTATCAGTTTGCTcacaaaatgtattgtaaaagAATTAGCTTCTGAAAAtaaccagtatatatatatgtcactTACTGTAAAAAGAGGAGGCTCTTTAGGATGAGGATGAAAGCCTTTCTGCGTACAGGTCGAGATCTCCTCTATGCCGTAGTCTGTCAATCTGAAATAGCCAGTTCTACCATACAAAGTGCACACATGTCCAAACCATTAGTATTCAATATAAGTAACTTGTTAGTGTTGTTCTTCTCACTAATGTTGAGTGTGCAAATACTACACTGCAGTTACACAATATCTTAGACATAAATGCAAAATATAGACtttgtgttatttattattaatgactTGTTAATGATTAGGTGAGGTCTTACTATTGTCTCTCTCAAACATTGTTGTGCATTTCTCAGAGTTCCCAGACTTTTTGAACAAGAGAAAGTTCCGTTCATTTTATAAGATGTTTCCAGTCGTTTGTGATAACTGAATAAGGattttgtttttgattaaaaataattttgatttagactgattgattgattaatgGATCATTCAGATTGAtttgtgaataataaaaaaaaaggattgcAAACAAATATCTTTTGATGACTTTTAAAGTTTAATcaggaaaacacaaaaaaaaataactgatatgtccaggttttccatgacagtgAAACCCctgatttatattttaaaaaatcagactgAATGAGCCACACATGACATTTATTCACTAATAATGTGCTAAGCCGACATCAATGCAACACTGCACTTACTCGTTGAATTTGGGAGAGCAGACGATGGCGATGGACTCTGGCAGCATCATTTGGTAGGAGCAGTGAGTGTGCAGGTCTACACTGGAGAGGAAGGCTGTCTGAGTGGGGTGGGTCTGTGGAAGAAAGGAACAGTGACATCTGAACAGATCTATTTGTATCCTTACCTCTGATCTATTGTGCTGTTTACATCATGTACTTTGCAGCAAATTGAATATAACATTTCAAAGTGAAGGCATAGTCATTCTAATAGCTAGATATTTGAATAACTCCTAAAACTAAAAACCTatttatgtatatacatttttttcccccaaaaaaaacttttacatccCCTTGGTTCCTAatatagtgtgttgccttcttgagcatcaatgaatgtttgcactttttgtaagaaaaaaaacACTTGCCTTAAGGTCAGTTGTATTAAAtatcaaaagctggatgtcaacATAATATAGCTACTGTTGAGAAGTAgatctatatatttttaattccTCCATGTTACTCTGTGGCCAGGGCAAGAGGATTCTACAGTTtttataacagcggcctctagaggtgaaataaaaacagtaactgacaccttgtggggatttgctgtatgtaaatctttcatcattgacactattcatccatatttttatccccacttcaatgcatatttagtTATCTTGATTAGATAattaagtgttctaaattgaagtaagggcatgcaaagaaaaatgtatcTGGAAATGTGCTCTGCACACatattgtgtctccaacttcatttcttttaaataataataaaccttattccacattaaacctcatctggtgaatatatgcAACAAGCTTAattttgtaaataattaaataattcacccaaaaaatgaaaattctctcataatttagtcaccctcatgccattccagatgtatgactttttctgcagaacacaaaagaagatttttaaagaatatttcagctctgtaggtcctcacaatgcaagtgaatgttgaccaaaactctgaagctcgaaaaatcaaataaaggcagcataaatgtaaaccatatgactccagtggtttaatccatgtcttctgaaaagatatgataggtgtgggtgagaaacagatcaatatacaagtccttttttaaactataaatcacCACTTTAACTTGCACAGttttctttattctgtttttggcaattcacattcttcgtgcatattgccacctactgggcaggaaggagaatttattttaagaaaggacttaaatattgatctgtttctcacacacacctatcatatcgcttctgaagatatagattaaaccttTTTGGTgaatggccaccattcactttcattgtagggacctacaaagctgagattttcttctaaaaattttcgtttgtgttcagcagaagaaaaagtcatacacatctgggatggcatgagagaaagtaaatgatgagagaatttttatttttgggtgaactatccctttaattatagaACACTGTAATGGAGCCtcgtctccatcatttcaaaataagagtccctggggtgtttttggcttgtttatagttaaaagtcctgcatttatgcaacaaatctttttttcttggttggacaataaactgcatttgagattttattcattttgtactctTGTAGCTTCTGTGCCTGTCGTAGTAAGGAAAGACCAAGAATGTTTTTTAACACActataaatccattttaaaaacgatcggccaattaattggttatcggccttttccaccacattCGTTATCAGTATCGCCAAAATGCACTGTGGGTCAACCTCtattgggaagaactcaaatgtgcataagatgctgggaaaccaaagagcGTGCAGTACCTGGaggatttttcttaagaacagtGGCAGCTCCACTGCTCAGGACAAAGAAGAGACTCGTGCACAACTATCACCAGCAGTGTTGGGtagtgttacttttaaaagtaactcattagaatatcacattactccttaaaaaagtaactaaattaattaaaaagttacttttcatggaaagtaaagcattacgttacttttgtgttatttttgtgttactttctcttctgctatgcattccatacaaacaCAAGAGATATGTAGCGACATTACAgttcatgctagctactgtacaacactcatgtcaaaacaacatactaaacaaacagatatttagaaagtaggtcttcacaacatatttataataaagaatcaataacatgaatatgcatgatttgtttttccatcaacatcgCAGCCAGTattaataatgaagaataaccactatcttacctaaagcagcaaagctcaacacttgaacctgcatcatatgtcatcatgtgctgtgcccattgacaatgtcagagtcaacttaagatgtttttcaaaagtcaggataaaattcagtggggaatgccggCCATATTCaaggaataaatgaatatttttcacttaagtcatctcagtgcatgcttgttttgagttgatccacggtgcgtacagactgttgatacaacttgaatggaatagtttttaatgctaccaaaatgccattaaaatgttatgtttcatgaatcaaattacttcatcataaaacaaaaatgtagaatattttaagaaattaagacattttgtctgTGTGCACAGTCGATGTAGAACATTGCTCGCAgctgctgatccagagtcagcttttctcatcccattctcctagTAATGGGGAGCTGTAACAGAGCAGTTCCTCTGcgtaagtcagtgaattgagtatTTCACCTTATTTTATCATGTCATAGccagtcttataatccctctgcctaaacgtgtttactgatttttttaatgcagtgtgtattaacacatgaatcaatagtgtttcactaaaatgaatgctgaatgttaaatgctttaaagtGGAGCAGTTCtgatgcaaactgatcctagagaagtagttacgggcagctttaaaacaaagcagTTCAGATGCACAAAAAGTCAGCGAACATTCCACGTTGTATGTATCTGTATAATCATGCCATGGCCACGGGAAGACTTCTCCGGGCTGATTcctgtgctatattataccaTGAATATgtgtttacacattttacatgcaGCCTACATGAATCAATCACAAGAAACAAAGTTTCACTTACCCGAATattaaatttttgacaaaatgttgccttatgagGACACATCTCTTAACTCTTGCTGTAATTGTCATGACAACGGCAAAGTGTACGAAGGCTGCTCATGTAAGCTCCAGTGCACAACATATCAACCGCTGCGAATTATGAGTGCAACTGGATTCCACTCAAGCgttcagatttacattcctttactagcaatattttgcagtttttaaaacataaatctcagggtTGGCTAAAAGAAGATTTGTTGTGCTCTGCCTATCGCTGATAAGCATGGTTCATAcgctctagaactacaatacccatcatgtgcacacatactacaacttcactgTGCATCTCTGGTAATCAAGCCTCACATCCTCTAGAACTACAacgcccatcatgcactacatctcctccccgaagtttgcacacgtttactcctgatttatcgcaatacggggaaaggagaggtgtacgaaagttacttatttaaaaaaataactcagAAATTAtggactaaaataaaatatattacgttactttactcgttactcgaaaaaagtaatctgattatgtgaCACATTACTTTTAACGTGTAACACTGATCAACAGCCTCCTATCACAAACCTTACAACCAATCATTGATCATCGAGGATCAGCACACCATATTAACAACCATggggatgtaaacttttgaacaggatcatttgagtaaattttcttattttgtcttgtgtaatatgtaaatatctgttataAATAGCTTcatcagggcagtactaaatCAAAATAATATGCAATTTTTATGGTCcctctaaaaaaaattttttttgataaACATCTTGTGAAGCAAAGTTATgcacacaactgtgtgtgtgtgtgtgtgtgtgtgtgtgtgtgtaatagagtgctgtggaaaagtatttgtcctcttcctgatttcttctatttttgtgtatttttcagacTAAATCGTATTTGATCTTCAAaagagatataacataaaacaaaggcaacctgagtaaacacaaaatacagttttcaaatatatatatatatatatatatatatatatatatatatattattttgttatttttattgaagcaaaaaaattatccaacacccatatcacccatgtgaaaaactaactgcccccttaaacttaatagctggttgtgccacctttagcagcaactgcaaccaaacgcttacgataactggagatcagtctttcacaacgctgtgttggaattttggcccactcttctttgcagaactgctttagttcagccacactggagggttttcaagcatgaactgcccatttaaggtcctgccacagcatctcaatcaggttcaagtcaggactttgactaggccactgcTTCTTTTGAGCAGAGGTGgatttactcctatgctttggatcattgtcttgctgcataatccagttgtgcttgagcttcaactcacagactgatgaccggatgttctcctttaggattttctgtaagagagcagaattcatgtttccctcaattattgcaagtcaccctgaccctgaagcagcaaagcatcctcacaccatcacactatcactaccatgcttgaccgtaggtatgatgatctttttgtggaattctgcgtttgatttacgccagatttAACGGGACccatcttccaaacagttccactttcgactcatcagtccacagaacattctcccaacaGGTTTgtggatcatcaaggtgtgtttaggcaaaattcagacaaaccttaaatgttcttctgggttagcagtggttttcacctcgacACTCTTCCATTTttagccagtgtctttctgatagtgaagtcatgaacagtgatctttattgatgcgagagaggcctgcagttccttggatgatGTCCTTGgcctttttgtgacttcctggatgagtcgtcgctgtgctcttggaggaattttggaaggtcggccacctctgggaaggttcaccactgtgccaagttttctccactTGGAGATAAtgtctctcactgtggttctttggagtcccagagcctttgaaatagctttgtaacccttcccagactggtGTATTTcaatcatcatttctggaatttctttcaaccttggaatagtgtgctactgggtgagaccttttagccaactccatgctgctgaaaaagttctatttaagtgttgatttgattgaacagggctggcagtaatcaggcctgagtgtgtctagtccagctgagccccattatgaatgcagtttcatagatttagggatttagtaactaagggggcaaatactttttcacacaggcccagttggtactggataacatttttgcttcaataaataatattatcatttaaaaactgtattttgtgtttactcagattgcctttatgttatatctcatttgaatttttgaaacaatttagtatgaaaaaaacataaaaatagaagaaaacaggaaggaggcaaatactttttcacagcactgtatataattAAAGTAACATATATTTGTTTTCACAATGGAGACATGAAGATAATGTCATAAAGcaaaaaaatcctaaaaaaaataaataaaaagtcttcattttcttgatgcaaaacatattttctttctttttttcatttgggATGCCATATGGCATAGAATTGATCTTAATAGGTTTTGTGAGGTTCACCCATGTCAAATATACCTCTGTTAAGTTGTGTGATTGTTACTCACATGTATCCAGCCCAGTGTAATGAGGTTGTACTGGTCCTGCACCAAAAACAGCTCTTCCTCATTCTCTGTGTCACAGTAATCTGGACCCCCACACTGCTTCGGCACAATCACGTGTGTCACGGTGAACGTGTTCATATTCTGCAacaggcacacaaacacaccatttacaggtgcatctcaataaattagaatgtcgtggaaaagttcatttatttcagtaattcaactcaaattgtgaaactcgtgtattaaataaattcaatgcacacagagtGTTGTacagttcttttaattgtgatgattttggctcacatttaacaaaaacccaccaattcactatctcaaaaaattagaatacatcataagaccaataaaaaaaacatttttagtgaattgttggccttctggaaagtatgttcattcactgtatatgtactcaatacttggtaggggctccttttgctttaattactgcctcaattcggcgtggcatggaggtgatcagtttgtggcactgccgaggtggtatggaagcccaggtttctttgacagtggccttcagctcatctgcattttttggtctcttgtttctcattttcctcttgacaataccccatagattctctatggggttcaggtctggtgagtttgctggccagtcaagcacaccaacaccatggtcatttaaccaacttttggtgcttttggcagtgtgggcaggtgccaaatcctgctggaaaatgaaatcagcatctttaaaaagctggtcagcagaaggaagcatgaagtgctccaaaatttcttggtaaacgggtgcagtgactttggttttcaaaaaacacaatggaccaacaccagcagatgacattgcaccccaaatcatcacagactgtggaaacttaacactggacttcaagcatcttgggctatgagcttctccacccttcttccagactctaggaccttggtttccaaatgaaatacaaaacctgctctcatctgaaaagaggactttggaccactgggcaacagtccagttcttcttctccttagcccaggtaagacgcctctgacgttgtctgtggttcaggagtggcttaacaagaggaatacgacaactgtagccaaattccttgacacgtctgtatgtggtggctcttgatgccttgaccccagcctcagtccattccttgtgaagttcacccaaattcttgaatcaattttgcttgacaatcgtaaggctgcggttctctcggttggttgtgcatctttttcttccacactttttccttccactcaactttctgttaacatgcttggatacagcactctgtgaacagccagcttctttggcaatgaatgtttgtggcttaccctccttgtgaagggtgtcaatgattgtcttctggacaactgtcagatcagcagtcttccccatgattgtgtagcctagtgaaccaaactgagagaccattttgaaggctcaggaaacctttgcaggtgttttgggttgattagctgattggcatgtcaccatattctaattttttgagatagtgaattggtgggtttttgttaaatgtgagccaaaatcatcacaattaaaagaaccaaagacttaaactacttcagtctgtgtgcattgaatttatttaatacacgagtttcacaatttgagttgaattactgaaataaatgaacttttccacgacattctaatttattgagatgcacctgtatatgcattacatacagtaaattcatcaaaacacAATTCCTCCATGTCTAATGCATACTCTTGCATTTTCTCAATAAAGAAAACTTCACAATAACTTTCTCAACAATGAAGCAGCTTTATGTCAGTGACAATAAACAACAAAGTCATACCAGTTTCCCACAGAGTATGCCACAGGTTTCCACTGCTCGTATGGTGTTGCTGTTAGCCAGTCGCAGGAATTTACCACAAAGCTCTGCAGGGACAGCTATTTGGCGTAAGCCATCTACCAATGTAGCTGAAACACGGAGAACACAAACACTGTGAAAACCCactaacacagaaaaacaaacaaaaacagttctACTTCATAAACCAGCAGCAACATAGAGGCTGCTTCATTTAGATTTTTGAGTAGTAAGGAATTAAACAGTTTTGGTTCCAATTCCACTTTAGGATTCTGATTCCTTTACGTTTCCATTAACACTTGATTTATTTACATGGAAAAAATttggactttaaaggaatattccgggttcaatacaagttaagctcaatcgacagcatttgtggcataatgttgattaccactcaaatttatttcgactcgttcctgctatttaaaaaaaaaaaaaaaaaatcctggttccagtgaagcacttacaatggaagtgaatggggccaattttttacgTTACAATACTCActtattcaaaagtatagccacaagacataaaggatatgtgtgtaaacatgattttagtgtgataaaatcccgtataaaccttttctatgtaaagttatagccaattttacatcttcgttaccatgacgatgtaatgtcaacaaaccctaaaacccttaaacgactgtaaaaacgacgatttaaacaactttacagctcaaatacatgagaattaacagaagaattaatgtaagtgcttttataaaattataagcttcacatttgttttaaaccctccaaaaaattggccccgttcacttccattgtaagtgcctcactctaacctcaatttgttttatttttttttatttattttattttttttttaaagaaaaggaggactgagtcgaaattattttttgtggtaatcaacattatgccacaaatactgtcgattgagattaacttgttttgaacccggaatattcctttaagttcagcGGCAAACTCAAGATCTGCACCAAGATCAAGACTGATTTGTGAGACTTTACactaattcattaaaaagaaccagctcattaaaGTCATTAATTTGAGAATCAGAGTAGGATTTTGCtggtatttctttaaaaaatttaacCGTGCTGAATAAGAACTGGTTCTCAATTCCCAACCCTAGTGTCTAGTGAAGTATGAGAGTGATTCGTACTGTTGTGATGGCCTGGTTTAAGTGAGCGGTCAATATTTGGGGGTGCAGCCGGGCTTGGCGCAGTTGGAGCATTGTGATTGGCTGAAGGGTACTGTGGACTCTGAGGGGGAGTGGGAGATGCTGGGTAGGGCACAGGTGGGCCCTGGATTCCAGGAATGAGCAGAGCGTCATCCGGGGGAGAGGCTGGCGTGCTGATATTCTGACGCTCGCCTTGACGGTCGCGCTGCCGTATCATCTCCTCAAACATACTGAACTGCTCCTGTTCCAGCTGCTTTCTCTGCATGTCTGCCACACGCTTTCTCTCAGCCTCCAGCTCTCGCTGCCGTGACAACTCCTGTTCCAGTGCTGCCTGTTCGGCACGCTGCAAAAAACACATTAGAACCATATCTAAGGTTGAGCaaaattttgttattgttgttgtttttatttaaagggatagttcacccaaaaatgaacattctctcatcatttactcact
This is a stretch of genomic DNA from Myxocyprinus asiaticus isolate MX2 ecotype Aquarium Trade chromosome 24, UBuf_Myxa_2, whole genome shotgun sequence. It encodes these proteins:
- the stambpb gene encoding STAM binding protein b; this encodes MLDHADVSLTPEERVRALTKKGSAVDMNIAVPLRRYFRSGMEMIRMAHVYAEEGNTEHAFVLYNKYITLFIEKLPKHPEYKIPNIPEKKETLKKLKEIAFPQAEQLKKLLSQRYEREYAQYLSKKRAEQAALEQELSRQRELEAERKRVADMQRKQLEQEQFSMFEEMIRQRDRQGERQNISTPASPPDDALLIPGIQGPPVPYPASPTPPQSPQYPSANHNAPTAPSPAAPPNIDRSLKPGHHNTTLVDGLRQIAVPAELCGKFLRLANSNTIRAVETCGILCGKLNMNTFTVTHVIVPKQCGGPDYCDTENEEELFLVQDQYNLITLGWIHTHPTQTAFLSSVDLHTHCSYQMMLPESIAIVCSPKFNETGYFRLTDYGIEEISTCTQKGFHPHPKEPPLFTNGSHIKITEGTVSMLDLR